One window of the Sciurus carolinensis unplaced genomic scaffold, mSciCar1.2, whole genome shotgun sequence genome contains the following:
- the LOC124975044 gene encoding LOW QUALITY PROTEIN: olfactory receptor 8K1-like (The sequence of the model RefSeq protein was modified relative to this genomic sequence to represent the inferred CDS: deleted 1 base in 1 codon), which produces MMNHTENSNHTAVMQVTEFILLGITDNPVLQAPLFGIFLVIYLVTVLGNLGMVILTHLDSKLHTPMYFFLRHLSITDLGYSTVIGPKMMVNFVVHKNSISYSGCATQLAFFEIFIITELFILSAMAYNRCVAICRPLLYVVLMAEKVCWGLVLAPYLYSTFVSLFLTAKLFTLSFCGSNVIMYFYCDCLPLLSMLCSDTHELELIILIFSGCNLLSSLLIVLISYMFILVAILRMNSTEGRYKAFSTCSSHLTVVVVFYGTLLFIYLQPKSSHAFNIDKMASVFYTLVIPMLNPLIYSLRNKDVKDALKRSLTRFKTPT; this is translated from the exons ATGATGAACCATACAGAGAACAGCAatcatactgcagtgatgcaggtTACAGAATTTATTCTCTTGGGGATCACGGACAACCCTGTTCTACAAGCACCACTCTTTGGAATCTTTCTGGTCATATACTTGGTCACAGTACTAGGAAATCTGGGCATGGTCATCTTGACCCATTTGGACTCCAAActgcacactcccatgtactttttccttagACATTTGTCAATCACTGATCTTGGTTACTCCACTGTCATTGGCCCAAAAATGATGGTGAATTTCGTGGTACACAAAAATTCCATTTCCTACAGTGGATGTGCCACCCAGCTGGCATTCTTCGAGATTTTCATCATCACTGAACTGTTCATCCTCTCAGCAATGGCCTACAATCGCTGTGTAGCCATCTGCAGGCCACTTCTCTATGTGGTCCTCATGGCAGAGAAAGTGTGTTGGGGGCTGGTGCTTGCTCCCTACCTCTACAGCACATTTGTGTCCCTGTTTCTCACAGCTAAGTTATTCACATTGTCCTTCTGTGGCTCTAATGTCATCATGTATTTTTACTGTGACTGTCTGCCTCTGCTCTCCATGCTCTGTTCTGACACACACGAATTGGAACTGATCATTTTGATA TTCTCAGGCTGTAATTTGCTCTCCTCCCTCTTGATTGTTCTCATATCTTACATGTTTATTCTTGTGGCCATTCTCAGAATGAACTCAACCGAGGGGAGGTACAAAGCCTTCTCTACCTGCAGCTCCCATCTGACAGTGGTGGTGGTGTTCTATGGGACATTATTGTTCATTTACCTACAACCCAAATCCAGCCATGcttttaatattgataaaatggCCTCCGTATTTTACACCCTGGTGATTCCCATGCTAAATCCATTGATCTATAGTCTGAGGAATAAAGATGTAAAAGATGCTTTAAAGAGAAGTTTAACTAGATTCAAAACCCCCACTTAA